In Haloplasma contractile SSD-17B, a single window of DNA contains:
- a CDS encoding FtsX-like permease family protein, protein MIISIQIKRKEIGILRAIGTSGFDIAKIFVSEGVLIGVTTSSIAILLVKVLTVIIDINIQGIVRTDFTILYLDKMSVVYIFLLSVIVITISSIIPIVKISREKPIDAIRLK, encoded by the coding sequence ATAATAATTAGTATACAGATAAAGCGAAAAGAAATAGGAATTCTGAGAGCAATTGGAACAAGTGGATTCGACATAGCTAAAATTTTTGTTTCAGAGGGGGTACTTATAGGAGTTACAACTTCTTCTATAGCAATATTATTAGTAAAGGTACTAACAGTGATAATTGATATAAATATTCAAGGCATCGTGAGAACTGATTTTACAATATTATATTTAGATAAGATGTCAGTAGTATATATATTTTTACTCTCAGTTATTGTAATTACTATATCTTCTATAATTCCAATAGTAAAAATATCTAGAGAGAAGCCAATAGATGCAATTAGATTGAAATAA
- a CDS encoding GNAT family N-acetyltransferase has translation MEITVIKGSINYIDDCEEALVNSELGKRYFSEKGKARKALEEGFNENDIYVAIDNNNNCKGFVWVILNGIFHMHPYVHIIAVKSENRGQGIGKMLLKFIEDVYYKKYSKLFLVVSDFNPDAKRLYKDIGYSVIGDIPNLYRQGITECLMMKSKE, from the coding sequence ATGGAAATAACAGTTATAAAGGGAAGTATAAATTATATAGATGATTGTGAGGAGGCATTAGTAAATTCAGAACTGGGAAAAAGATATTTTTCAGAAAAGGGAAAAGCTCGAAAAGCATTAGAAGAAGGATTTAACGAAAATGATATATATGTCGCAATAGACAATAATAACAACTGTAAGGGATTTGTATGGGTTATATTAAATGGAATCTTCCATATGCATCCTTATGTACATATTATTGCTGTCAAAAGTGAAAATCGTGGTCAGGGAATAGGGAAAATGCTCTTAAAATTTATTGAGGATGTTTATTATAAAAAATATTCAAAACTATTTTTAGTAGTATCCGATTTTAATCCGGATGCAAAAAGATTGTACAAAGATATAGGATATTCAGTAATTGGTGATATACCTAACTTATACAGACAAGGTATAACGGAATGTTTGATGATGAAGTCAAAAGAATAA
- a CDS encoding type II toxin-antitoxin system Phd/YefM family antitoxin, protein MNIKPSAELRNKYNEISNYCRETKEPIYITVNGRGDTVVLNITEYDKMKAELELLRSIAEAENDVSNGRVSTIEDTFKDIRNNLNARK, encoded by the coding sequence ATGAACATAAAACCATCTGCTGAATTAAGAAATAAGTATAACGAAATATCAAATTACTGCCGTGAAACAAAAGAACCTATTTACATCACTGTAAATGGTAGAGGTGACACTGTTGTATTAAATATTACTGAATATGATAAAATGAAAGCAGAATTAGAGTTACTAAGATCAATAGCTGAAGCAGAAAATGATGTATCTAATGGAAGAGTTTCTACTATTGAAGATACATTTAAAGACATTAGAAACAATTTAAATGCAAGGAAGTAA
- the fic gene encoding protein adenylyltransferase Fic translates to MILENKLGITDAAELARVEEKISKKKAIDLFESGYLDSLNAGTFESLTKIHEYLFDDLYNFAGKIRDVNMAKGSFRFAPLMYLEVSLQNIDEMPQSNFNEIAEKYVEMNIAHPFREGNGRSTRIWLDLIFKKELKLVVDWSKIDKNDYLLAMERSPIKDVEIKQLLKNALTDEIENREVYIKGIDHSYYYEGYITYKAKDL, encoded by the coding sequence ATGATTCTTGAAAATAAATTAGGTATTACTGATGCTGCTGAACTTGCTAGAGTAGAAGAAAAGATCAGTAAGAAAAAGGCAATTGATTTATTCGAAAGCGGGTATTTAGACAGTCTAAACGCTGGAACTTTTGAATCTCTTACTAAGATACATGAATATTTATTCGATGATCTTTATAACTTTGCTGGTAAAATAAGAGATGTAAATATGGCAAAAGGTAGCTTTAGATTTGCTCCATTAATGTACTTAGAAGTATCCTTGCAAAATATAGATGAAATGCCACAATCAAACTTTAATGAAATAGCAGAAAAGTATGTTGAAATGAATATAGCACACCCATTTAGAGAGGGTAATGGTCGTAGTACTAGGATATGGTTGGATTTAATATTCAAAAAAGAACTAAAACTAGTTGTTGACTGGAGTAAGATCGATAAGAACGATTATTTATTAGCTATGGAACGCAGTCCTATTAAGGATGTTGAAATAAAACAGCTTTTAAAGAATGCACTAACTGATGAAATTGAGAATAGAGAAGTTTATATTAAAGGGATTGACCATAGTTATTATTATGAAGGATACATTACTTATAAAGCCAAGGATTTGTAG
- a CDS encoding ABC transporter ATP-binding protein/permease — translation MLKLKNITKVYKTGTFEQSALKGINLEFRTGEFVAILGTSGSGKTTTLNIIGGLDQYTEGDLEINGNSTKNFNESDWDAYRNHSVGFIFQSYNLINHISVFDNVELGMTLSGISKVQRKEKALAVLNRVGLSDHIHKKPNELSGGQKQRVAIARALVNNPDIILADEPTGALDSKTSKEIMELITEISKDKLVIMVTHDSQTARDYANRIVELKDGLVIKDSNPVNEVKQTRGYHPKKTAMSFLMALKLSFNNLKTKLTRTMITALAGSIGIIGVSLVLSISNGMNEEIANLESEQLADMPILITEKPTTLPVTQRPIQNDNEEEEIEVEEGIIVPYDPTLNNVLHKNTITKEYIEYIESLDETLYDSIRYQLALQMKLILKKDNSALIPVAPETWSELPDNSELIDEQYEMVYGQMPENANQLLLVIDEYNQLNQNLLSMLGFSLEDEITYESLIGTELVIAKNDNYYVHKQVTGVYEKTANLEVAYDNGFKTEIVGIARPKKNDERDEVNQLSRILSSGLWYTPDLTARVLENTVNSQIAIDQLNVDYNVLTGLPFTEYQTKEDVLKTIGANTTPAGIAIYAEDFDSKTEIKDYLELWNADLSEDQQIVYTDYAEDISSVMTTMISLIQSVLVAFAAISLVVSSIMIGIITYVSVLERTKEIGVLRSLGARKKDISRVFNAETIIVGFFAGTLGIGLTYLLTFPVNIILGRMMEFDNIARMSMSESILLIGVSVLLTLISGLIPSGIASRKNPVEALRTE, via the coding sequence ATGTTGAAATTAAAAAATATTACCAAAGTCTACAAAACAGGTACTTTTGAACAAAGTGCATTAAAAGGAATCAATCTAGAGTTTAGAACTGGTGAATTCGTCGCAATTCTTGGGACTTCGGGGTCTGGTAAAACAACTACTCTGAACATAATTGGTGGACTTGATCAGTATACAGAGGGGGATCTTGAGATTAATGGAAATTCAACAAAAAACTTTAATGAATCTGACTGGGATGCTTATCGAAATCATTCCGTAGGATTTATTTTTCAGAGTTATAATTTAATTAATCATATCTCTGTATTCGATAATGTTGAGTTAGGAATGACATTAAGTGGTATCTCAAAAGTGCAGCGTAAGGAAAAAGCATTAGCAGTATTAAATCGCGTTGGTTTATCGGATCATATTCATAAAAAGCCAAATGAATTGTCTGGTGGGCAAAAACAACGCGTTGCGATTGCTCGGGCACTTGTTAACAATCCAGATATTATCTTAGCTGATGAACCAACTGGTGCACTCGATTCTAAAACAAGTAAAGAAATTATGGAATTAATCACTGAGATTTCCAAAGATAAATTAGTGATTATGGTGACTCATGATTCTCAAACCGCACGAGATTATGCCAATCGTATCGTTGAATTAAAAGATGGGTTAGTGATTAAAGACTCTAACCCAGTAAACGAGGTCAAGCAAACACGAGGCTATCACCCTAAAAAGACAGCAATGTCATTTCTGATGGCATTAAAACTATCATTCAATAATCTTAAAACCAAATTAACACGAACAATGATTACGGCGCTTGCGGGTTCAATAGGAATTATAGGGGTATCCCTCGTATTATCAATTTCAAATGGAATGAATGAAGAAATAGCTAACCTTGAATCTGAACAACTAGCCGATATGCCGATTTTAATCACTGAGAAACCAACAACACTTCCAGTGACACAAAGGCCGATACAAAATGATAATGAAGAAGAGGAAATTGAAGTAGAGGAAGGGATTATTGTACCCTATGACCCGACCCTAAATAATGTGCTTCATAAAAATACAATCACTAAGGAATATATTGAATACATTGAATCACTGGATGAAACATTGTATGATTCAATTCGATATCAGTTAGCTTTACAGATGAAACTAATATTAAAAAAAGATAATAGTGCTTTGATACCTGTTGCACCAGAAACATGGTCAGAGTTACCTGATAATAGTGAACTGATTGATGAACAATATGAAATGGTTTATGGTCAAATGCCAGAAAATGCAAACCAACTGTTGTTAGTGATCGATGAATATAATCAACTCAATCAAAATCTTTTGTCAATGCTAGGGTTTAGCCTAGAAGATGAAATCACCTATGAGTCGTTAATCGGAACTGAGTTAGTAATTGCTAAAAACGATAATTACTATGTACATAAGCAAGTTACAGGTGTCTATGAAAAAACTGCAAACTTAGAAGTAGCATATGATAATGGTTTTAAAACTGAAATTGTTGGGATTGCACGACCTAAAAAAAATGATGAGCGAGATGAAGTGAATCAGTTGTCGCGAATTCTCTCATCAGGATTATGGTATACACCTGATTTAACGGCACGTGTCTTAGAGAATACAGTAAATTCCCAAATTGCCATTGATCAATTAAATGTTGACTATAATGTGCTAACGGGGTTACCATTTACAGAATACCAGACAAAAGAGGATGTATTAAAAACAATAGGTGCTAATACAACACCAGCTGGCATAGCAATTTATGCCGAGGATTTTGATTCAAAAACAGAAATTAAAGACTATTTAGAGTTGTGGAATGCTGATTTGTCGGAAGATCAACAAATTGTTTATACGGATTATGCTGAAGATATATCAAGTGTGATGACAACAATGATTTCTTTAATTCAATCCGTTTTAGTGGCTTTTGCAGCTATATCACTTGTTGTTTCATCAATTATGATTGGAATTATTACTTATGTTTCGGTACTTGAACGAACAAAAGAAATCGGTGTTTTACGTTCACTGGGGGCCCGTAAAAAAGATATTTCACGCGTATTTAATGCAGAGACGATTATTGTTGGATTTTTTGCAGGGACGTTAGGTATAGGTTTAACTTATTTGCTCACATTTCCTGTTAATATAATTCTTGGTAGGATGATGGAGTTTGATAATATTGCTCGCATGTCAATGAGTGAATCAATTTTATTAATTGGTGTTAGTGTGTTACTTACTTTAATTTCAGGCTTAATTCCATCTGGAATTGCTTCAAGAAAAAACCCTGTAGAAGCACTGAGAACAGAATAA
- a CDS encoding DUF2716 domain-containing protein: MKNWQLLSKEESEKVWDIIHDKFKFNPSINKRAKSFKIEQNHVIYDISHIWKKSSFDSLCKDLEDKMLEVFKFITHNYEEIYALNWQHESYKFNPRGEMPRDEFGEWLVPILPDGDYYFFIEKDFEWGYIGHPWQKTITIFGDELIEGIKLNKPCMLDRIGKEVTNTLKI; encoded by the coding sequence ATGAAAAACTGGCAACTGTTAAGTAAAGAAGAATCTGAGAAAGTTTGGGATATAATACATGATAAATTTAAGTTTAATCCATCAATCAATAAGAGAGCCAAAAGTTTTAAAATTGAACAAAACCATGTCATATATGACATTTCTCATATATGGAAAAAAAGTAGTTTTGATTCTTTATGCAAAGATTTAGAAGACAAAATGCTAGAAGTATTTAAATTCATTACTCATAATTATGAAGAAATATATGCACTTAATTGGCAACACGAATCTTATAAATTTAATCCTAGAGGTGAAATGCCTAGGGATGAGTTTGGAGAATGGTTAGTACCTATTTTACCAGATGGCGATTATTATTTTTTTATAGAAAAAGATTTCGAGTGGGGTTACATAGGTCATCCATGGCAAAAGACTATTACTATATTTGGGGATGAATTAATTGAAGGAATAAAACTAAATAAACCATGCATGTTAGATAGAATAGGTAAAGAAGTAACGAATACTTTGAAGATTTAG
- a CDS encoding type II toxin-antitoxin system RelE/ParE family toxin codes for MYEILRTDKADEDLRSIIYFIADDSGSIEVALNYLDKIEKGIGNLVQFPFIGVVPIYKTLKVQNYRVLSVEKHLVFYKVNEASKKIIIYRILSSKQEYLNLL; via the coding sequence ATGTATGAGATTCTTAGAACTGATAAAGCTGATGAAGATTTAAGGAGTATTATTTATTTTATAGCTGATGACTCAGGAAGCATTGAAGTTGCATTGAACTATTTAGACAAAATTGAAAAAGGAATTGGAAATCTAGTTCAATTTCCTTTCATTGGAGTAGTCCCTATATATAAAACATTAAAAGTTCAAAATTATCGCGTATTGAGCGTAGAGAAACATTTAGTTTTTTATAAGGTAAATGAAGCAAGTAAAAAGATAATTATATATCGGATACTAAGCAGTAAACAAGAATATCTTAATTTGTTATAA